A DNA window from Brassica napus cultivar Da-Ae chromosome C1, Da-Ae, whole genome shotgun sequence contains the following coding sequences:
- the LOC111213201 gene encoding mitochondrial import inner membrane translocase subunit TIM14-2 → MVAPILAGVAVAAAAYAGKYGIEAWQAFKARPPRPKLRKFYEGGFQAAMTRREAALILGVRESVAAEKVKEAHRRVMVANHPDAGGSHYLASKINEAKDMMLGKSESSGSPF, encoded by the exons ATG GTTGCACCGATACTTGCAGGTGTTGCTGTCGCGGCTGCTGCTTACGCTGGTAAATACGGAATCGAGGCGTGGCAAGCGTTCAAGGCAAGACCACCTAGGCCTAAACTCCGCAAGTTCTACGAAGGTGGTTTCCAAGCTGCTATGACTCGGAGAGAAGCTGCTCTCATTCTCGGCGTTAG GGAGAGTGTAGCGGCAGAGAAGGTGAAGGAAGCGCACCGGAGGGTGATGGTGGCTAATCATCCAGACGCAGGAGGAAGCCATTACCTTGCGTCTAAGATCAACGAAGCCAAAGACATGATGCTTGGCAAATCCGAGAGCTCTGGTTCTCCCTTTTGA